One Streptomyces fagopyri DNA window includes the following coding sequences:
- a CDS encoding YhjD/YihY/BrkB family envelope integrity protein: MRAGRGSGPSTGDGESGRRGRPADLGLRLRRLRQTAETRFPVIIRLTSHLIAVNLLDSATRLAAQAFLTAVPLLFMVAAFAPQSVREQILVSLEDVLGINGVADQQLKKVFDADPGSLRQSTGVVSGLMVLISATACSRAMQRLCQRAWRMPGAGTRIAAWRWPVWIAAWLAMLILQGPLRGGFGVGIWLGLPLLLVTEVGMWWWTQRLLLAARVPWAPLLPGALLTGAAVTALTLTAKLYVPAALNRSLDKYGSLGAVFTLLSWLISLCVVVAVGITAGAVVAREPAVSRRLGSPD; encoded by the coding sequence ATGCGCGCAGGCAGAGGATCCGGCCCGTCGACGGGTGACGGGGAGAGCGGCCGGCGCGGACGGCCGGCGGATCTCGGGCTCCGGCTGCGGCGGCTGCGGCAGACCGCCGAGACGCGGTTCCCGGTGATCATCCGTCTCACCTCCCATCTGATCGCGGTCAACCTGCTCGACTCCGCGACGCGGTTGGCGGCCCAGGCCTTCCTGACCGCCGTCCCGTTGCTCTTCATGGTCGCCGCGTTCGCCCCGCAGTCGGTGCGCGAACAGATCCTCGTCTCCCTGGAGGACGTCCTCGGCATCAACGGCGTCGCCGACCAGCAGCTGAAGAAGGTGTTCGACGCCGACCCCGGAAGCCTGCGGCAGAGCACCGGTGTGGTCAGCGGACTGATGGTCCTGATCTCCGCCACCGCGTGCAGCCGCGCCATGCAGCGGCTGTGCCAGCGGGCCTGGCGGATGCCGGGCGCGGGCACCCGGATCGCCGCCTGGAGGTGGCCCGTGTGGATCGCGGCCTGGCTGGCCATGCTCATCCTGCAGGGACCCCTGCGGGGCGGATTCGGCGTGGGGATCTGGCTCGGGCTGCCGCTGCTGCTGGTCACCGAGGTGGGCATGTGGTGGTGGACCCAGCGCCTGCTGCTGGCCGCACGCGTCCCCTGGGCCCCGCTGCTGCCCGGCGCGCTCCTCACCGGCGCCGCCGTCACCGCGCTGACGCTGACCGCCAAGCTGTACGTCCCCGCGGCGCTCAACCGCAGCCTGGACAAGTACGGGTCGCTGGGCGCCGTCTTCACGCTGCTGTCGTGGCTGATCTCGCTCTGCGTCGTCGTGGCCGTCGGTATCACCGCGGGGGCGGTCGTCGCCCGGGAACCCGCCGTGTCCCGGCGGCTCGGCTCACCCGACTAG
- a CDS encoding cyclase family protein — protein sequence MRTSDELSEAEFRSLHRHLRAVAPGASTPRGALDMITEEQVLAAVAEVRSGRTVSLAAPVETRTEPDDADPAEHLLTAPPDGKPAPSGLDFARDRISMNVHGDVDSHLDALCHVIYDGTLHGGIPATDALSPDGSSALSVELARDGIVGRGVLLDIPRLYGLSWLEPGANVTCDDLIAAESRQGIRVRRGDIVLVRVGHRRRREELGPWDVARARAGLHPTALEFLASRQVAVLGSDGNNDTAPSAVQGVAFPVHVLAVHAMGLQLLDYLRFEDLAPICAREGRWTFLCVIAPLRLPEATGSPVNPLAIL from the coding sequence ATGCGGACGTCCGACGAGCTCAGCGAGGCCGAATTCCGGTCGCTCCACCGACACCTGCGCGCCGTGGCCCCCGGCGCCTCCACACCCCGGGGCGCCCTGGACATGATCACAGAGGAGCAGGTGCTGGCGGCGGTCGCCGAGGTGCGGTCGGGGCGTACGGTCTCGCTCGCCGCCCCCGTGGAGACCCGTACCGAACCCGACGACGCCGATCCGGCCGAGCATCTGCTCACCGCTCCACCCGACGGCAAACCGGCGCCGAGCGGCCTGGACTTCGCGCGCGACCGCATCTCCATGAACGTCCACGGCGATGTGGACAGTCACCTCGACGCGCTGTGCCACGTCATCTACGACGGCACCCTGCACGGCGGCATACCGGCGACGGACGCGCTGTCGCCGGACGGATCGAGCGCCCTCTCCGTCGAGCTGGCCCGCGACGGCATCGTCGGACGCGGTGTCCTCCTGGACATCCCCCGGCTGTACGGCCTCTCCTGGCTCGAACCAGGAGCGAACGTGACCTGCGACGACCTCATCGCCGCCGAGTCACGGCAGGGGATACGGGTGCGCCGGGGAGACATCGTCCTCGTACGGGTGGGGCACCGCAGGCGCCGCGAAGAACTGGGCCCTTGGGACGTGGCCCGCGCCCGTGCCGGTCTGCACCCGACGGCCCTGGAGTTCCTGGCCTCGCGGCAGGTGGCCGTCCTCGGCAGCGACGGCAACAACGACACGGCCCCGAGCGCGGTACAGGGGGTCGCGTTCCCCGTGCATGTGCTCGCCGTCCACGCGATGGGGCTGCAACTTCTCGACTATCTCCGGTTCGAGGACCTCGCGCCGATCTGCGCGCGGGAGGGCCGCTGGACGTTCCTGTGCGTGATCGCGCCCCTCAGGCTGCCCGAGGCGACCGGCTCACCCGTCAACCCGCTGGCGATCCTGTGA